From Desulfurellaceae bacterium, the proteins below share one genomic window:
- a CDS encoding BrnT family toxin — translation MARDTPFFQTFQWDEGKRQRVLERRRSDFLDAIRIFAGPVLIVPSARRGESRWLAVGLVDGIEMTVIYTVRDGDCRVITARRARHDERQNYYQYLTEGSDPSEG, via the coding sequence ATAGCGCGAGACACACCGTTCTTTCAGACCTTCCAATGGGATGAAGGCAAGCGGCAGAGGGTTTTAGAGAGGCGGAGGAGCGATTTTCTCGATGCTATCCGGATTTTTGCAGGCCCTGTCCTGATCGTGCCCTCGGCCCGGCGAGGAGAGTCCCGGTGGCTGGCGGTCGGGCTGGTCGATGGAATCGAAATGACGGTGATCTACACAGTCCGGGACGGCGACTGTCGAGTCATCACGGCAAGGAGAGCACGGCACGATGAAAGACAAAACTATTACCAGTATCTCACTGAGGGAAGCGACCCTTCGGAAGGATAA
- a CDS encoding BrnA antitoxin family protein — translation MKDKTITSISLREATLRKDKTRTDWPRLRRERAAGQEPAREAAEGDFDWSKATVVMPPGKAAISLRLDTDVLAWFRAQGRGYQTRINAVLRSYMEAQQG, via the coding sequence ATGAAAGACAAAACTATTACCAGTATCTCACTGAGGGAAGCGACCCTTCGGAAGGATAAGACCAGAACCGACTGGCCACGGCTGCGGCGGGAGCGCGCTGCCGGTCAAGAGCCAGCCAGGGAGGCGGCAGAGGGGGACTTCGACTGGTCAAAGGCCACCGTGGTCATGCCCCCTGGCAAGGCGGCGATCTCCCTGCGGTTAGACACCGACGTATTGGCCTGGTTCAGAGCGCAGGGCCGGGGTTACCAGACGCGGATCAACGCGGTGTTGCGTAGCTACATGGAAGCCCAGCAAGGATAA